The genome window GCAGGAGTGCGAGCCCCAGGCCGAGCAGGGTTTGCAGAATGATGGAAATACCTGCCCAGAGAATATTGAAGATGAGGATCCCGTTGCTGGTTATAAAATGCAGCATGAGGGAGTAATTGGAGAAACCTGTATACTGAACCTGATTTGAGCGGAATGGGAATTCAACGTCAGCAGGGGCGACCTGCCCGGTGATGCCTCCAATAAATTCGCGCCAGATGCCACCCTGAAACCCGTCACGAATGGATGCGCTGTTAAAGTCTGTCAGTGAGACGACAATTTGAAAGATGAAAGGAAACAGGGTTAGCAGGGCGAAGGCGAACAGTCCCGGCACGAGCCAGGGAATTGCCTGGCGGGTCTCCTGCGGTTTGTAAATGATTTTCTCGCGCGTTTTTCGATCTTTCCACCATTCGATAATGTTTTGCCATAATTGTGAGATACCTTCACTGGCGGAAAGGGAGAGAGGAACGGTCAGTACGAGGATGTATTGAGGCCATTTTGTTGGCCAGAGGAGCAGGAAGAAAATGGCAATGCCAAGCCAGAGTGCGTATACTCTTTCCTTTTTCCACAAACGAGCGACGCCAAAACAGGCAAAAATCGCGATAAAAAGATCGGTGGCGATCACAAATACATCCGGATGCCAGAGCGCAGGGGACATCGTGATCCAGACGAAAGGCTGCCAGATCGGGAAATTCGCGCTTTGAACTTCGCTGGCACCGCTGGAATAGGCGGCATGATAGAAGACCGATTCTTTCAACCTTCCAATTGGATCTGGCCAGAGAAATGGGTCTGCCGCAAAAAAGATAACGACTGCAACTATTCCCCAGAGCAGGGCGTGTTGATAAAACCGTGCGAGATTTTGTTTTTCTTCCAGAAACCAATCAATGAGAATGGCGATTGCGACGAGACAGTAGATATATTTGGAAGCCGCGGTCAGACCAAGAAACAGGGTGGAGAGGATGAGCCAGCCAATTTTTTGTTTCTTTTTGAATTGCAGGTAAGCAAGCACCATGGCCAGGCTGGTCAGCGCGGGTAATGCCTCCAGCATGATCTGCGAGACATATTTGATGGTAAAGGTATGTGTCGCAAGCAATAACCCTGCCAGTGGATTGACCAGTGCCAGCAGGAACACGGTAATTACCCCAAAGACGGCATTGATGGTTCGCGCTGGTGTTACGAGTTCGAGCGGCAGGGATGTGTTTGGTCCCTCTGTTGTGGATGCATCGGGAGTCAAATCCCTTTCAGGTGCGGAGAGCAAACTGAGTCCCATGGCGATCTTTGCCAGCTGAGGATGCTCGGGACGGTAGTTCGTTTCCAGAAAACCGGACCAGTCCGAAGCGCGGATAAGATGCGCGTATTCCTGCCCCGCACGCAGGTAATCATCTTCGTCGAAGTCAATGGGGAGCATGTTCACGGCGCGCAGACGTAATGTCCACGCGAGGGCAGCAACGAGAATAACTGCGAGAACACGAAAGATGATTTTTTTATTCATTACTCATAAAAGGCGCGTTGCCGCGCCTCTCCCTAAATTACTCGTCGTCATCTACACCAGAGGCAGCGAGTTTGCCGGCCTCGTCCCGGGTCGATAGTTCATCAATGAATTGGTCAATGTCTCCATCCATCACGGCGGGCAGGTTGTAGCTTGAATATCCCACGCGGTGGTCGGTGACGCGATTCTGTGGATAATTATACGTGCGGATTTTCTCCGAGCGGTCACCGGAGCCGACCTGTGAGCGGCGGTTGGCTTCCTCCTCCGCGTGTCGTTTTGCCTCTTCCATTTCATACAGGCGCGCACGCAAAATGCTCAAGGCACGCAGTTTATTTTGCAACTGCGAGCGTTCATCCTGACAGGTGATGACAATGCCCGACGGCTTATGCGTCAAACGCACTGCCGTCGAATTCTTTTGCACGTTCTGCCCGCCTGCACCGGAGGAACGGAAAACTTCAAATTCGATGTCACTTTCGGGGATGTCCACTTCGACTTCGTCCACTTCCGCCATCACCGCGACAGTGGCGGTGGAGGTGTGGATGCGCCCCTGGGCTTCGGTGGCCGGCACGCGCTGCACACGATGCACGCCCGATTCATACTTCAATTTCGAATACGCGCCATTCCCCTTGACCTCAAAGATGACCTCTTTGTAGCCGCCCACACCGATCACGCTCTCAGACAGGATGCCGGGTTTCCATTTTTTTTCTTCGGCATAGCGTGTGTACATGCGGAATAGATCCGCGGCGAAGATGGCGGCTTCATCACCGCCGGCGCCTGCGCGGATTTCCACGATGACATTCCTGTCGTCACGCGGATCCTTGGGGATGAGCAGACTCTTGATCTGCTTTTCGAGGACTTCGATCTTCGGGGTCAGGTCATCCACATCCGCCTTGGCCAGGGCGATCAATTCCGCATCACTCTCGGACACGATCATCGCCCTGGCCTCCTCGATGCTTTTCATTGCCTGACGGTATTCCCGCGCCTTGTTGACAATGGGCTCCAGGTCCACACGCTCCTTGTTGATCTCGGCGGCGCGCTGATAGTTATTCCCCACTTCCAGGAACTCGTTGCCAAGCTGTTCGTATTTTTCTTCAATTGCCTTTAATTTGTCGAGCATAGGGTTTCCTCGTGTCGTTGCGAGACGGGCTTCGGGCCGACCAGGCAATCTTCCCGGTTTTAGGTTTTGCTGCGCGTTGCTCGTAATGACATGTTCACGTAATAAAGCGCGGCTGAGAAAGCCGCGCGGACAGGATTATACCATTCGGACCGGCGCTAGTAACTTGTTGTTGCCGAAAGCACCATGGAAAGGATGATCAACACGGCGAACATGATAAAAAGAATTTGAGCCGCCCTGTTCTGGCCTGTTGGGTTCGTATCCACGGATTTAGTCTGTTTTTTGTTCTTTGTATTTTTTCCAGCCATCGTTCACTCACTTCTTCATGCGTTTGTAAAATGCCTGCGACATCGCCTTTTCCAGCTCATCGAGCGTAACAGGCTTCATCACATACCCGTCCGCACCCATTTGCATGGCTTTTTCCACCATCACATCCGCCGCCTCGGAGGAAAGCATGATGACAGGCAGGTCTTTCCATTCATTTCGACGGCGCAGGAATTCCAGCATATCCAGACCGGACACCTCGGGCATGTTGATATCCAGCACCAGGAGGTCGGGTCTCCCGCCGGCCAGCAACGCCTGCGCGGCAGGGCGCGGGTTGTTGAAAATTTTTGTATGACACTCCAGCAGCTGAAGCATCAAACTGATCGCCCTGCCCATTTCGTCGTCGTCGTCAACGATCCAAACTTCCTTCATTCGAGGTATACCTTAATGCTTTCCGCCGCAGATGCGTTCATGCCCTTCACTGCGGCTAACTCTGCCAGGGTCGCTACCCTAATCTTATCCATAGAACCGAAATGTTTCAAGAGGGCTTTTCTTCTCGTGGGACCAATGCCGGGGATGGAATCCAGCTGGGAGGCAAGGCCCAGCTTCGAGCGTTTTTTTCGGTGGGCTGTGATCCCATAGCGATGCGCCTCGTCGCGAATGCGCTGCACAAGGTACAATCCCTGCGAATGACGGGGGAGGACCAGGGGTTCGCGCTTATGAGGGAAGAAAACTTCCTCCTCCTGTTTTGCCAGTCCCACCACCGGCACTTTGCCAAACAGGTCAAATTGCTCCAGGACTGTGACCACACGGCCCAGCTGACCCTTGCCGCCGTCAATGATGATCAGATCAGGCAGGAAGGAAAAGGACGCATCCGGCCTGGACCCGGGCTTGGATTCGGTTTCCTGCGAACCTTTCCAGCGCCGGAAGCGGCGCGTGAGCATTTCCTCCATCGAAGCGAAGTCATCGGGCGCACCGATGCTCGTGCTTTCGATATTGAATTTGCGATACAGCCTCTTGGCCGGCACACCCTGCTCAAAGACCACCATTGCACCGACAGTTGCCACACCCTGCGTGTGACTGACATCATAACATTCGATGCGGTTCGGCGGCGCAGACAGATTCAAAGCAGATTGTAATTCACCGAGCGCCTGTTCCTGCTTGTGCGCATCCGCCTGCCATTGGGCGCGCAAGGCTTGCAGGGTTTCAGACGCATTTTCGGCCGCCATTTGTACCAATTCATGCGGCTGACCCTCCCGCGGCACAACTAATTCTACTTTATTGCCGCCTCGTTTGGAGCGCAGCCATTGCGAGATGATAATCCTTTCCTCGATCTCCTGCGGCAGCATCACCTGCTCAGGAATGTTCGCCGCTTCGGTGTAAAACTGCTTGACAAATTCCGCCATCACCTCGGTATCGGCGGTATCCTCCGTGCCTTCGAGGATGAAATACTCGCGCCCGATCAATTTTCCGCCACGGATGAAGAAAATCTGCACGCAGGCTTCTCCGTCCGTGCGTGCCATGGCAAGCACATCCGAATCCTGATAGTCGGTCGCAAAGACAATCTTCTGCCGCTCGATGATGGACTGGATGGCTTTCAACTGGTCACGCAAGGCGGCGGCTTTTTCAAAGCGCACCTCGTCCGATGCTTTTTGCATCTCGTTTTGCAGTCGTTGGACGATGCCTTCGCTGTGTCCGCTCAGGAAATCCATCAGGTCGGAGATCACCCGGCGGTAACCTTCCTGTGAGATGGCCCCGATGCAAGGCGCAGTGCACAATTTGATGTCGTGGTACAGGCACGCACGCGGATCGTTGCCTGTAATTTCGCGGTCACAGGTCAGATATGGAAAAATCTTCCGCAGGACTTCAAGCGTTTGATACACCGCCCACGCCGAGGTGTACGGACCGAAATAGCGCGCCCCATCCTCCGCCATTTGGCGGGTGACGGTCACTTTGGGGAATGGCTCATTCCAGTGGATTTTGATGTACGGGTACCGCTTATCATCCTTCAGGCGGATGTTGTATTTCGGGCGGTGCTTCTTGATCAGGTTCATCTCAAGGATGAGCGCCTCGAGCTCCGACCCGACGATGATCCACTCGATATCCTCGATCTCACGCACGAGGCGCCGGGTTTTTCCATCGTGACTTAAATCAGCATGAAAATAGGACCGCACGCGGTTCTTGAGGTTGATGGCTTTGCCAATGTAAATGATCGTACCCTCGGCATTGCGGTAGATATAACAACCCGGTTTGGCGGGCAGTGTGGCAAGAATGCCTTGAATTTTCTCCGATATTTCCATTGGCGGCAATTCTACCGCTTGTTGCGAAAATTATGAAATTTGTTCCGGCAATTCAATCGTAAAGGTCGTTCGCCTGCCGACCTCGCTCTGCACGGAGATCTCCCCGTCATGCGCCTGGATTAGTTGTTTTGTGATTGCCAATCCCAGCCCGCTGTGTAGGCGGTCACTGCGCGACCTGTCGCCGCGCCAGAAACGGTCGAAGATGAAGGGCAGATCTTCGGATGCGATCCCCGCACCCGTATCTTTGACCATGATCCGCACGCTTCTTTCCTCGTTCGAACCTGATTCCGTTTCGAGGAAAATTGTCCCGCCTCGAGGCGTGTGGCGCAGGGCGTTTGAGATCAAATTGGACAGCACTTGATTGAGCCTGTCGTAATCGGCAGTGACTTGTTGATTTGTGTCGGCGAGGTGCGTTTGCAGGTCAATGCCGAGGGAGGCGGCTTGGGAGGCAAAGCTCGAAGTGAGATCCTGGATCAGGTCGGCAAGCAGGAAGCGGGTGGGGTGAAGCGGAAGTTGTCCCGTTTCGGCGAGGGACAGGGTTTGCAGGTCGTTCACGAGGCGGGTGAGCAGGCGGGTCTCGTCCAACGTGTCCTTGATGTGTTCGGTGGTTGGCTGATAGACACCGTCGATGACGCCCTCGAGGTTTCCTTGAATGATGTGGAGCGGCGTGCGCAGTTCGTGGGCGATGTCGGCGGTGAGGTTGCGGCGCTGCTGGTCGGCGCGCTCGAGTTCGCCGACCATTTTGTTGAAGCGCTTGAACAGGTCGCTGAACATGTCGTCTTTGTTTTCCTTCACGCGCACCGACAGGTCGCCCTCCTCGATGGCGTTGATGGCATCGAAGAGATTTTCCATCGGCTTGCCGAAGCGGAGGTAGAGGTTGAAGACAACGAGGATGATGAGCGCAATCACAACCACAGGCGCGCCGCAGGCGAGAAGCCAGATGTTGCGGACCCCTGTGTATTCCGAAAAGAGGAAGTAGAGCAGCGCCGCCGCGCCGCCAACGAAAAGCAGGGCGGAAATGATGAAGAACAGCGCGAACGCCAACATGCGGCCAATGCGTCGTTTTTTGGGAGTAGGGGAGGCTGACATGGGAAAGGATAAGCGATGAAGGTCAGGAGTTCGGTTCAATAAAGCGATAGCCAATACCGTAGACGGTTTCGATCACGGATTGGCCGGATGCGGCTTCTAGTTTCTTGCGCAGGTTCTTGATGTGCGAGTCCACACTGCGGTCAAAACTGGAGGCAGCGCCATGCAGGGTTTCGAGCAGTTGTTCGCGCGTGAAGGTTTGACCTGCACGGCTGGCGAGGAGGTGGAGCAGTTTGAATTCGTTGGGTGTGAGTTTGATTGGGTTATCGTTGAACATGACTGAATATTTTTCCGAGTCAATTTCAAGCCCACCGACGCGAACAATCCCCGGCGCTTTGACTTCCCCACGCGTGCGGCGGAGGAGCGCGCGCGCCCGTGCCACCAAGGCACGGACAGAGAAAGGCTTGGTGATGTAATCGTCCGCGCCGATTTCCAGACCCGTGACCTGGTCAATTTCCTCGGAGAGCGCGGTGAGCATGATGATGGGTACATCGCTTTCGCGGCGCAGGATGCGGCAGACCTCGCGCCCATCAATGACGGGGAGCATCAGGTCGAGGATGACGAGGTCGGGTCTTTCGCGGCGGGCAAGCGTCAGCGCAGATTGACCGTCTGCGGCGGTGAGGACGCGGAACCCGTTCTTCTCCAGATAGTCTCGGGCGAGGCGGGCGACCTTGGGTTCGTCGTCCACGACGAGGATGAGGGAGGACATGGGGTGAGTATAAAGGATGAAGGTGGAATTATGAAGAAAAGAAGGGAGCAAAAACGTGGCTGATGTGTAAATAGAATGATACTTGTCTCTCCCGAAGGACATCGGGACGATGTGCGAGGAGGGTGATCTTTCCGACGAGG of Anaerolineales bacterium contains these proteins:
- a CDS encoding ABC transporter permease subunit, encoding MNKKIIFRVLAVILVAALAWTLRLRAVNMLPIDFDEDDYLRAGQEYAHLIRASDWSGFLETNYRPEHPQLAKIAMGLSLLSAPERDLTPDASTTEGPNTSLPLELVTPARTINAVFGVITVFLLALVNPLAGLLLATHTFTIKYVSQIMLEALPALTSLAMVLAYLQFKKKQKIGWLILSTLFLGLTAASKYIYCLVAIAILIDWFLEEKQNLARFYQHALLWGIVAVVIFFAADPFLWPDPIGRLKESVFYHAAYSSGASEVQSANFPIWQPFVWITMSPALWHPDVFVIATDLFIAIFACFGVARLWKKERVYALWLGIAIFFLLLWPTKWPQYILVLTVPLSLSASEGISQLWQNIIEWWKDRKTREKIIYKPQETRQAIPWLVPGLFAFALLTLFPFIFQIVVSLTDFNSASIRDGFQGGIWREFIGGITGQVAPADVEFPFRSNQVQYTGFSNYSLMLHFITSNGILIFNILWAGISIILQTLLGLGLALLLHQKGVRFGKIWQVVFILPWAIPEMIGALLWLNIFVPEIGFLYLAAQKYGESFPLNFLIGWHTTPSLWFLVLMLPALWYGFPLIMLASSAGLKIIPKDVFEAAALDGANIWQTFRHITLPLLTPLLLPAIIIRAIFAFNQFYLFQAFLFQQSTLATFSYNLFNPSGFFSITGQFSASAIINIITVIILAGFVVLFNRETRSREEMKHA
- a CDS encoding response regulator, which translates into the protein MKEVWIVDDDDEMGRAISLMLQLLECHTKIFNNPRPAAQALLAGGRPDLLVLDINMPEVSGLDMLEFLRRRNEWKDLPVIMLSSEAADVMVEKAMQMGADGYVMKPVTLDELEKAMSQAFYKRMKK
- the prfA gene encoding peptide chain release factor 1, producing the protein MLDKLKAIEEKYEQLGNEFLEVGNNYQRAAEINKERVDLEPIVNKAREYRQAMKSIEEARAMIVSESDAELIALAKADVDDLTPKIEVLEKQIKSLLIPKDPRDDRNVIVEIRAGAGGDEAAIFAADLFRMYTRYAEEKKWKPGILSESVIGVGGYKEVIFEVKGNGAYSKLKYESGVHRVQRVPATEAQGRIHTSTATVAVMAEVDEVEVDIPESDIEFEVFRSSGAGGQNVQKNSTAVRLTHKPSGIVITCQDERSQLQNKLRALSILRARLYEMEEAKRHAEEEANRRSQVGSGDRSEKIRTYNYPQNRVTDHRVGYSSYNLPAVMDGDIDQFIDELSTRDEAGKLAASGVDDDE
- a CDS encoding HAMP domain-containing sensor histidine kinase, with product MSASPTPKKRRIGRMLAFALFFIISALLFVGGAAALLYFLFSEYTGVRNIWLLACGAPVVVIALIILVVFNLYLRFGKPMENLFDAINAIEEGDLSVRVKENKDDMFSDLFKRFNKMVGELERADQQRRNLTADIAHELRTPLHIIQGNLEGVIDGVYQPTTEHIKDTLDETRLLTRLVNDLQTLSLAETGQLPLHPTRFLLADLIQDLTSSFASQAASLGIDLQTHLADTNQQVTADYDRLNQVLSNLISNALRHTPRGGTIFLETESGSNEERSVRIMVKDTGAGIASEDLPFIFDRFWRGDRSRSDRLHSGLGLAITKQLIQAHDGEISVQSEVGRRTTFTIELPEQIS
- the uvrC gene encoding excinuclease ABC subunit UvrC; the protein is MEISEKIQGILATLPAKPGCYIYRNAEGTIIYIGKAINLKNRVRSYFHADLSHDGKTRRLVREIEDIEWIIVGSELEALILEMNLIKKHRPKYNIRLKDDKRYPYIKIHWNEPFPKVTVTRQMAEDGARYFGPYTSAWAVYQTLEVLRKIFPYLTCDREITGNDPRACLYHDIKLCTAPCIGAISQEGYRRVISDLMDFLSGHSEGIVQRLQNEMQKASDEVRFEKAAALRDQLKAIQSIIERQKIVFATDYQDSDVLAMARTDGEACVQIFFIRGGKLIGREYFILEGTEDTADTEVMAEFVKQFYTEAANIPEQVMLPQEIEERIIISQWLRSKRGGNKVELVVPREGQPHELVQMAAENASETLQALRAQWQADAHKQEQALGELQSALNLSAPPNRIECYDVSHTQGVATVGAMVVFEQGVPAKRLYRKFNIESTSIGAPDDFASMEEMLTRRFRRWKGSQETESKPGSRPDASFSFLPDLIIIDGGKGQLGRVVTVLEQFDLFGKVPVVGLAKQEEEVFFPHKREPLVLPRHSQGLYLVQRIRDEAHRYGITAHRKKRSKLGLASQLDSIPGIGPTRRKALLKHFGSMDKIRVATLAELAAVKGMNASAAESIKVYLE
- a CDS encoding response regulator transcription factor, encoding MSSLILVVDDEPKVARLARDYLEKNGFRVLTAADGQSALTLARRERPDLVILDLMLPVIDGREVCRILRRESDVPIIMLTALSEEIDQVTGLEIGADDYITKPFSVRALVARARALLRRTRGEVKAPGIVRVGGLEIDSEKYSVMFNDNPIKLTPNEFKLLHLLASRAGQTFTREQLLETLHGAASSFDRSVDSHIKNLRKKLEAASGQSVIETVYGIGYRFIEPNS